One genomic region from Dehalobacter restrictus DSM 9455 encodes:
- a CDS encoding thiamine diphosphokinase, which translates to MKVAVVANGEWDAAWGRGELAGNHIEMLICADGGGNKAIASDRIPDVLIGDLDSITKENLEKCIAAKTTVKQYPCEKNETDLELAVAYADTYLDSQGCFQDEIVLYAAGGKRLDHLMGNISIMIAYAEKGRRLKMKDPKSDAWVMLQGKENIKGSIGQQLSIVALSDDARVSAEGLYYQLDMLNLAHNSPRGISNVFTDKDISIEIHEGKVLIYVQMPC; encoded by the coding sequence ATGAAGGTTGCAGTCGTGGCAAACGGAGAATGGGATGCTGCGTGGGGCCGCGGCGAACTCGCCGGGAATCATATCGAGATGTTGATCTGCGCGGACGGAGGCGGCAACAAGGCCATCGCTTCAGACAGAATCCCTGATGTATTGATCGGGGACCTCGATTCCATTACAAAAGAAAATCTGGAAAAATGTATAGCGGCCAAAACAACCGTCAAACAATATCCTTGCGAAAAAAATGAGACGGATTTAGAGCTCGCTGTGGCCTATGCAGATACATATTTAGATTCTCAGGGATGTTTCCAGGACGAAATCGTCCTTTATGCCGCCGGCGGTAAAAGGCTGGATCACCTGATGGGGAATATCTCAATCATGATTGCGTATGCTGAGAAAGGCAGACGGCTGAAGATGAAAGACCCGAAATCTGATGCTTGGGTGATGCTTCAGGGTAAAGAGAACATCAAGGGCAGCATTGGTCAGCAGTTGTCGATCGTCGCCTTATCCGATGATGCGCGGGTATCTGCCGAAGGGCTGTACTATCAGCTGGATATGCTAAATCTTGCGCATAATTCTCCGCGTGGAATCAGCAATGTGTTTACGGATAAAGATATTTCGATTGAAATTCATGAAGGCAAAGTTCTGATCTATGTTCAAATGCCTTGTTAA
- the rpmB gene encoding 50S ribosomal protein L28 — MASICDVCGKGVSSGMSVSHSHIRSKRTWKPNLQRVRAVVNGTPTHVKVCTRCLRSGKVKRAI; from the coding sequence ATGGCTAGTATTTGTGATGTTTGCGGAAAAGGAGTTTCTTCCGGGATGAGTGTCAGTCACTCCCATATTCGCTCCAAGCGTACCTGGAAACCAAACCTCCAGCGTGTCCGTGCTGTAGTGAACGGTACTCCCACCCATGTCAAAGTCTGCACAAGATGCCTTCGTTCAGGTAAAGTGAAACGAGCAATCTAA
- a CDS encoding IS30 family transposase, translating into MCPTEKYYLHRNAHEAYREMLVESRSGANITEDELLYLDEWISPLIQRGQSVHHIAVHNADRLIVSEKSIYRYVSGGLFKARNIDMPRVCRLKPRKTKTVEHKIDSTCRLGRTYADFLAFTEASDAPVVEIDSVIGRVGGKVLLTMMFKSCDLMLAFIRERNTSQSVIDVFNCLDETLSREVFSRLLSVCLADNGSEFSNPKALEYDAQGRRRTRLYYCDPFASYQKPNVELNHEFIRKILPKGTSFDALCQGDIDLMMSHINSYSREKLGDKSPLDVFNFIYGYDDVLKKLRISRIPANEILLKPSLLKK; encoded by the coding sequence GTGTGTCCTACGGAAAAGTATTACCTCCACAGAAATGCTCATGAGGCATACCGAGAGATGCTGGTGGAATCCCGCTCCGGTGCAAATATTACCGAGGATGAACTGCTCTACCTTGACGAATGGATCAGTCCCCTCATCCAGCGTGGGCAATCTGTTCATCACATCGCAGTCCACAATGCCGACAGGCTTATCGTCAGTGAGAAATCCATCTACCGCTATGTTTCCGGCGGACTCTTTAAGGCGAGAAACATTGACATGCCCCGGGTCTGCCGCCTTAAGCCCAGAAAAACCAAAACGGTGGAGCATAAAATCGACAGCACCTGCAGGCTTGGCCGCACCTACGCCGACTTCCTGGCCTTTACGGAAGCATCAGACGCTCCGGTCGTTGAGATAGATTCAGTTATCGGGCGTGTCGGTGGAAAGGTCCTGCTCACGATGATGTTCAAGTCCTGTGACTTGATGCTGGCCTTCATCAGGGAACGCAATACCTCCCAGTCCGTTATCGACGTCTTCAACTGCCTAGACGAAACTCTTAGCAGAGAGGTGTTCAGCCGCCTTCTTTCCGTTTGCCTCGCTGACAACGGTTCAGAGTTTTCAAACCCGAAAGCTTTGGAGTATGATGCACAGGGCCGCCGCAGGACGCGGCTGTACTACTGCGACCCATTCGCATCATACCAGAAGCCCAACGTGGAGTTGAACCACGAGTTCATTAGGAAAATATTGCCCAAAGGCACATCGTTTGACGCCCTGTGCCAAGGGGATATTGACCTTATGATGTCGCATATCAACTCCTATTCCAGGGAGAAACTGGGCGACAAATCGCCGTTGGATGTGTTTAACTTCATCTACGGGTACGATGATGTCCTTAAAAAGCTGAGAATCAGCAGGATTCCTGCTAATGAAATCCTGCTGAAGCCGTCGCTTTTGAAAAAATAA